tttctgtcattttttcttacctgacAAAACGATTGCGCATTAACGATTGGCCGGCGATGAGTGCTGAGCATTTTTTATGGCACTTGTATGGAACCACGATTTCTCAAGGTATGAATCAAAATGATATTGTTCATTGGTGTCGATCAATCTCGCACTATATACAGCTGCTGTCAGCACAGTCAATTCTTCACTTTGTTGAAAAGGGGTATATTTTCCGTGCCGACAACCATCGCAGAAACTTCTCGTTGCGACCTGGTGTTTCGCAACTTTTGTCTTCGTCAACATTTACAACTCGACTTTGAGGTCTTACATGTCGGTGACTTATCAAAGACCCGAAATCAATTCCTTTCGCGATTTGGCTACTGCCACAAATTACAAGGCCACTGTCTTAATCGGATCTATTCAAGACATCGATATGCGGGTGGTGATGGAGGTTTATCTGTCTCAGTATATAATCTAAATTAACTAgcacaaattaattttggcgGTTGTAATAGCGATACCAAAATGGTGATCTGAAAATGATCGCCGATCGAGTCAAGAAATGTGCACTGGATTGCAGGAAATTCTCCTTCGATGAACTGGCCGTTTCGGTTTTAGAGCAAGAGAACTGCGTTTCCATTTTAGTTATATAAGCtaattttttatcttattcatatttgtttcttttataattcGATATTCATTTCTCGAATGCAACAGCCATTTTCAGCTGGCGTAGCTCTCCTGGGAAAGTACAATTTCCAAAGAAGTTGCCGTCTGGCTATGGCGTTCGAGTCAACTTCGTGGAAGCCCATGTACTTGGCCGTTCCTAAATCGAGTCCctacaaagaagaaatccaacgAGCGTAAGAGTATTTGATAATTATTTAATCGTGTAAGATGACATTCAGCCACTTAAAATAATTATGGATTAAATCATTTAGATCGTTGTGGTTCTATGACACTGGACTGCGGGATCACTGGTTCGATGTCTATGAGAAACCGCCCGGACAGTGTCGACTGGACTACAACAGCAAGGGCGTTGCGACCAAGAGATCCagcaatcaaatcaaactcgAACAGTTGCATCTACcatttctgattctttttggTGGCTATTTAATAGCCTTCATGCAGTTTCTAAGGGAGAAATTCATCTGCCCACTTCAATAATAaggtgtgattttttttaataactatAATCCACAAGCAACTCTGTACAATAAAGTTCTTATTTAATCTCCTTAAATTTGGAACAAGTGTCGATCTGTAGGCCTACTGAAAGTTTAAAGCGATTACAATAGATTACAATAAAATGGTAACCACctcatttcatcttcaacaaatatgaaatgtttATCATGAAAGTGAAAGCTCAAACGGCGGAATATAATGCCAGTCATACCCGGTCACACGcgagaatgaatgaattaatttgaCCACCAAAATTGTTCTACGAAGTTCAAAAGTTAGGACAGACAACAAATGTTTATAGGAGGTCCGCATCGGATGAAACTTTAtacttaattaaattaatatggtcctgtggcccaatggataaggcgcaaCAATCGATCCCACAtttatttccgtttttttttttcttttatcaacaACAGGCTGTACTGAAATATCGTGTATTCATGCGAAAACAAGCACTACATCACCTCCAAGAATAATTATGCCGTTCGTTAGCCGA
This DNA window, taken from Daphnia pulex isolate KAP4 chromosome 2, ASM2113471v1, encodes the following:
- the LOC124205972 gene encoding uncharacterized protein LOC124205972, producing the protein MQQPFSAGVALLGKYNFQRSCRLAMAFESTSWKPMYLAVPKSSPYKEEIQRASLWFYDTGLRDHWFDVYEKPPGQCRLDYNSKGVATKRSSNQIKLEQLHLPFLILFGGYLIAFMQFLREKFICPLQ